The Pseudochaenichthys georgianus chromosome 8, fPseGeo1.2, whole genome shotgun sequence genome has a segment encoding these proteins:
- the LOC117451727 gene encoding uncharacterized protein → MTSGCIDGFSRKVMWLRSGSTNNDPGIIAQYYLQCVSEFGLLPARLRTDCGTENGTMAAINCTLRSQHTDDFAGALSHMYGTSTANQRIESWWSFFRKQRTQFWIELFSDLRERHLFNGSHEHKCLLRYVFLGIIQKDLDEYRQLWNHHTIRPVRLSQCPSGKPDAMYHLPHRFGGRECGFPVSWEALHHFDGIMQASSQYNLCGDENLEMHFVDLQRRSGLAPPGNWTAAVQNYISMKNMSGV, encoded by the exons atgacgag TGGCTGCATCGACGGCTTTTCAAGGAAAGTTATGTGGCTCAGAAGTGGCAGCACTAACAACGATCCGGGCATCATTGCGCAGTATTACCTGCAGTGTGTATCGGAGTTTGGACTACTTCCAGCCCGCCTTCGCACTGACTGTGGAACTGAAAATGGCACTATGGCAGCCATTAACTGCACATTACGATCTCAACACACAGATGATTTTGCAGGAGCCCTCAGTCACATGTATGGTACCTCAACTGCAAACCAGCGCATCGAGAGTTGGTGGTCTTTCTTCAGAAAGCAAAG GACTCAGTTCTGGATCGAGCTCTTCAGTGACCTTAGAGAGAGGCACCTCTTCAATGGGAGCCATGAGCACAAGTGTCTGCTGCGATATGTGTTTTTGGGCATCATACAAAAAGACCTCGATGAGTACAGACAGCTGTGGAACCACCACACCATCCGGCCTGTTCGCCTGTCTCAGTGTCCATCAGGCAAACCTGATGCCATGTACCACCTGCCTCACAG GTTTGGCGGAAGGGAGTGTGGATTTCCAGTGTCCTGGGAAGCCCTACACCACTTTGATGGCATCATGCAAGCATCATCTCAGTACAATTTGTGTGGTGATGAGAATCTGGAGATGCATTTTGTGGACTTGCAAAGAAGGAGTGGGTTGGCTCCACCAGGGAACTGGACAGCTGCTGTTCAGAATTACATTTCCATGAAAAACATGTCTGGAGTGTAG